TTCGAATTTATTATGTGCAATTATGCATTCTAGACATTGCTCTGATTTAATTTTCAGGTTTTGTAATTTCAATATCAATTCACATAATActgttataatttaatttttttgttcatCCTCAGGCTCCTCCTCATCTATTTCCTCTACAGGCGGCTGTTTTCCAAAGTTTTCGTCAGGCTTCCTTATAACACCCAGCTTTTCTGCAGCATCCAAGCACTTCTGAGCATACTCCTTAATCCTAGTTTGTTCTGGATTCTCTATTTTAGTCAAGGCCATCAAGATTTCCATTACTTCCGTTTCAAAAATCCTAGCAGCAATGTCACGGTCCCCATTTATAATATTCAGAACTATGTAGGTGCCTCTGTACTGAATCTCAGGGATAGGATTGGCCAGTAAGCACTTTAGTGTGTCCAACCAGGGTCCTACATCCAAAAGCTTCCTACAGCAGACCTTGCTCACTGAAGTAAGAATACACAATGCTCCAGCGGCAGCCATAACTGTGTCTTGATCTTCCTCTTGACACAAGATGTAGAGATATTTCGTTTTATCATTATTTCCTTCATAGGATTTGAGGACATCTTCAGACTGGAGTAAATTACAGATGCACTGTGTGGCTGCCCTTATTAGCATTGCGTGATCTTCATACAAATAGTGTTCAATTTTAGCCAGGCCTCCCTCCTTCAATATCCTGTTCCTGGTGGTTTCATTCATTCCTGCCAAGTTGCAAAGGGCCATCAGAGCCTCAAAGTTCTCTAAAGCACTGCAATCTGGATGAAGTAGAGCTACCAAGGGTCTGATAACTTCCAGATTCCTCTGTCCAGGGAAAGCTACTTCTGGATTGATGGTGATCCCAATTCTTGCTAAAGCCTGAGAAGCCTGTTTCTTCCCTTTGTCAGTGCCTTCCAAAGCCATTGGTATCAACACTTTAGCTCCTCCCTGCTGGACTACAATGCCTCTCAATTCTTGCAGGTTGCAGATAGCATTAAATACTCTTGATATCAGTTCTCTAGAGTTATGACTTTCTGTTTTGGCAAGAGCTACTAAGCCAGATGTCACCCCAGCTTTGGCTAAGATTGTTAATCTTTTGTTTACAAAGTCTTGGTCATCTAATTCATGTTGCTCTGGTACATGATGTTTGGCAAACTTTGCTAACTCTAACATTTCAGGGAGGACCTCCTGTTTGTCATAAGCATTACATAAGTTGACTAGGGTAGTGACTACACCATACAGGCATGACTGGTCTCCAGTTTTGGCCAATTCAATCAGAGATTGTAGGGCAGGTTTGTCTTCCACTAACTTTTCCTTCACATCTGCATCAAGAGTAAGATAAGACAGGCCTTCTGCAGCCCATTTCCTCATGTCCTTGTCTTTTGCAGGATTGACTAGGAATCTTCTGCAAGCCTCTGCTAACTTCTTAGTTGAACCTTCAGCAAATGGCCGGATAGACGCATCATCTCCACCAAAACTGCCAATTTTGCAGAGTCCCACCAAGGCTCTGACGCGCACAGAATCATCCTTGCTCTGGTATAGTTTCTTAAGTATGTCTACTCCTTTGTCAATGATGGCTCTAGCTTTATCTTTCTTGGAAGCAGCAGCAATCAGACATTCACATGACACTTTTTGCTGGAGAGGGTCTTCAGTTTGGGCCATGACCAAAATCATTTCCATGATGCCTTCCTTTGAAATAATGTAATTGCCAACATCAAGAGGCCCTCTGAGCAGTGATGTGATAGCTACTGTCACTCTCACTTTTGACTCTAGGTCAGGTGCAAGCAGTTTGTCCCTGACAAACTCATCAACATGGCTATTGAACTTTTCTCTTGCTTGGTCATAGTACATGTTCTCATATATCCTTGCTAAGCAGGCAGCGGCAATGGTTCTTGAGGAATTAGTGATGTTCATGGCTGATTCATATTTGAACTCTTCGAGTTCACTGCACACTTCTAATAGTCGCTCCAAGCCTTTAATTTCAACAAATCTTTCAGCCCAGTTAATTGCTGTGTAGTGACAGTTTCTCATAATCAGCTCCATGATGGCATCTCTCGCTTCACCAGTAATGACTCTGTTAGTGATGGAGTATGTCAAGCAGCTGAGTAGCGTGTCAATTTCACTCTTATATTCTTCACACAATTTGGTATCTGGCTTGCTGTCCTTCTTAGTGTCCATGCCGGTGAATGTGTTCAGAATCACTTGTAAACAATACTGTGCTGCACTCACCCGCTCCTCCACATTACTGTCAATTATCTCTAAGATCCATGGAATGCCCACAATTTTGATAATGTTTTTTGTTCTCTCAACATTGCCCTGGCAGAGTTGACTGATAACACGGATAGCATTTGTATAGATGTCTTGGTTCTTCTCAACCTTTAATAGCTGTTGTATTTTCTGAACCACTCCATTGTTGAACATAATGTTAGCACCTGAGTTTTCTTTTGCCAACACAACCAAATTAGCCATAGCTTTCTCACGTTTTTCTTTATCTTCTGCTATATCAAACACCAGTTTGAACATCTGTTCAACTTTGTTGCCGGTCTGCGCGGCCTGGCGCGCGCGCTCCTGCACTATGGCATGCAGCCGCGCCAGGACGGGCTGAATCGCCTTGTTTGTCGGTTCCACCGTAAACACCGCTTTCGCATCTCTGTATGCCTCCTCAAACTTCTCTAAACTTTCTAGCGCCTGCGCCCGTCGAAACAAAGCCTTCGGATCTTCTGGCACGATGCGTAGAGCCTCATCGCAGTCCTTCACTACCTTATCATACTCCTTCGTCTTGAGATAAGCGGCCGCACGATTTTTAAGGTAAGTCGCGTGGTCCCGGCTGTCTTTCTCGGATAAATCAACCGCCTTGCTGTAGTATCCGATAGCTTCTTCGTAGTTTTCGGTTTTGTAGGACTCGTTGCCCTTATTCTTGTAAGTTTCAGCTTCTTCGCTGTGTACACCCATTGTTACGTTTCACTGTAATGACTGCGGTACGCTGCGCCAGCTCGCTTTTAAAGTTTGATTAAGGAATATTCTGGTAAACTCTCGAACATTGCAAATGCACTACTAAAatagaaatttatttttattctccTCCATATATGTAAAGTAGGCTGAAGTACGACGGTATGTATTGGTATGTATTACAACTAAGGAACGTTCTGGAACTTCATACGAACTTGTTTTTAATCGTCAAATATCCAATTACTTTTTACTTAGTAAATAATGTTGTTTTGGTAAACAATTTaaagattaaatataattattgtcaaTACTGAACACATTTTgtgtgtattttaatttttaaaacctGTTCCTGCCATGGTTTACATAAACATTTGTACAAAATATTGCAAAGATAGTATTTGAACGCATTCCAATGACTTCTGTCAAAACATGGTCAAAACTGTCAATTTAGGGATACCACAAGTAATAGAAAACGttaactataattttattttattttaacaacatTCACAAACCTAtctttatataataaatagcgTTAAGCTaacataaaaaaactcaaattaaacttttaaataatacatcgccattaaacttttaaaaaactTCTGTCAGGTCTCAAGTCATTCGTTCGAGTGTGTGGAATTGTGGATAATTAATCTGTGGTCTTGTTTCCGCCTGATTGCCCCGATTCCTCGTGTGCTTTTGCCGATTTTCTTTTcaaatatttagttaaaaacTGCAGATATGGCTGCTATCAGTTTGTTAAATCCTAAAGCTGAATTTGCAAGGGCGGCCCAGGCTTTAGCCGTAAACATATCAGCCGCAAAAGGTATCCAAGATGTCATGAAAACTAACCTAGGCCCTAAGGGAACAATGAAAATGTAAGTAATTTCATTATAATATGAGGACTTCCCGTATTTCCATTTGTtgtaatatacaattttttgCCTGTAGTTTTTGACTGCATCGATGCTTTGCCGCTTAATCGCTTGCAGTCACATTTATACCGAAAACAAAAATCATATGACCATCGTAACTACTCAATCGCTAACTATAAAGGCATGATAATTATAAGTGAAGTCAAGAATCAAGATTTTATCAATACATACACCAACTATTTTCAATATAAATTCACTATGAATAAGAACTGGGTGCAGCCTgtctttaaaaagttaaaatcaCTGTATGGTTAAAGCAATAGTTTTAAAAATCTCACGCACGTATCTGTGCTTCAGAATATCACTGGTTCCGATCCAAAACCGATGTTAAAATTACTAACTATTTTTTGCAGGTTGGTGTCAGGTGCCGGAGACATCAAGATCACAAAGGACGGTAATGTGCTGCTCCACGAGATGCAGATCCAGCACCCGACAGCGTCGCTGATTGCGCGCGCCTCGACCGCACAGGATGATGCCACGGGTGACGGCACCACATCTACAGTGCTGCTCATCGGGGAACTGTTGAAGCAAGCTGATATTTATATTAGCGAAggtatgttatttattttgtattcattATATCTTTTTTGCTTAGATACACAGGAATGGATGATGTCACAGGCGAATGCACCACATCTCAAAGAAACAAAAACTGACATTGGGACATAGCTCTGATTCCATGAAAATCATTAAATACTCACTAAATCACCCAAATTTAATCACTAAGATACCCTAATAATCTGCTACTAATATCTTTTCTCAAAATcatcaatttataatttttttacaaaatttccACTATTTTACCCATATGCGTTTTTTAACACTTTATTGACCTTTATTTATTATAGAAATGTTGGTTTTTTGGGACGAGCACACCTTATGACATAAAAGCAGGACagtatattaaaatttgacataAAAACCGAGGTTCTGCTGTATATGAATTCACTTCATTACTAGTATGTAATGTGCTATCTGGATCTTCCATATTGGACTATGGTTCCTAAGAAAACAAAGCTACAAGTAATATTATATTACACACttaacatttaatatttatcatttcAGGTCTCCACCCTAGGATTCTAACAGAAGGTTTTGATGTTGCTCGTAATAAGGCTCTGGAAATTTTAGAAACCATGAAAGTCCCCATTGAGATCAAGCGTGAAAACTTGCTGGATGTTGTCCGCACATCGTTGAAGACTAAGGTAAGCAACTATTAGGCAAGGTCCAGATAATCCAGATTGCACACACCTACCAGAAACCACAATACTACAGGATTGATCagctatttcttgttgttattctgtcccgttAGCCAGTGGACAATATTAGCACAGTTAGAAGAACTATTGTACCACATTCTACTAATATGCTTAGTAGATGGCCCTTTATGAAAAGGGTTTATAACTATTACAAAATTCATGTTTTGTTAATTTTTGACAGTGACCCAGGGGAATGTAACTATAATTTAACAATGAGTAAATGTTGATGTGATGTTGATTCACCCTACAATTTTTAATGATTAATATACCTAATTCAGCAGAAAACTGAAACATTATTACAATTACAAGAGATACCAAGATAACTATGATCTGATCAACCCAAGTATATTTGAAACATACAAAGATAGAACTGATAAGAAATGTGATATTGGCAGGTACACGCCAGTCTCGCTGAGGTGTTGACGGACGCGTGCGTGGACGCGGTGCTGGCCATCCGCACGCCTGGCAAGCCCGTCGACCTGCACATGGTGGAGCTCATGGAGATGCAGCACAAGACCGCCACTGAAACCACGCTCGTCAGAGGTAACGCGAACGAAATATTCCATTTTGTACATGTtaccttttatttttcttctatagtacattgtaggagaggacggaaaaccgctaaaagatggacgagtcgtttgagggccgacacgttagtggaggccctctaataatacgagtccatctttagcgtttccggccgaggcattacatagtgcttttcacgactactgcgaggaaataagaaaacatttgcataactataagtactatcccgtagcaaattactagccactgcctgtgctgtctcttgaatttcggtaggcgtcagcgtaagaatatcattttcttcactaactcatttttatagcgagcgttgatacgtgtttcttgtattttttaatcaaacacaatttacactatccaattcagtaagtattttcagatcccgccttttttactttttttatcacttttaagaggcgtttttctgttatttgcttcaaaccgactctaaacttagaagcgtttttgttaaaaaaaaaccacaaacagcttcaaaagtaaaaaacgccttaagcgtgaactgaatggataattgttaaaaaaaatgaaatgaatggtgttgacatttcttttctttttaacaagaaattggtcctataaataacctaattttatttttgaaggtaaaagtTGCAccaaataaaaccgggcaagtgcgagtcggactcgcgcacgaagggttccgtaccattatgcaaaaaaaaaacgaaaaaaaagcaaaaaaaaacggtcacccatccaagtactgaccactcccgacgttgcttaactttggtcaaaaatcacgtttgttgtatgggagccccatttaaatctttattttattctgtttttagtatttgttgttatagcggcaacagaaatacatcatctgtgaaaatttcaactgtctagctatcacggttcgtgagatacagcctggtgacagacggacggacggacggacggacggacggacggacggacggacggacggacagcgaagtcttagtaatagggtcccgttttaccctttgggtacggaaccctaaaaagaccttttattgatttttatgttttaaatgttactcattgctgtagcgaaccgtcatcaatgacagatgatgataacaatgaaacattgtagtagtggtggttcaggtgctacagctattgcctactttccagcttggttttagaccatctattgccacatttccgaacagtggcgtgaaaatagGATTAACTACCCTATATTTGGCGGTAACCTACGAAAATAGGTGTCATTAACTGATAGTTTTCAATTTGAATCATTGGGTAGCTAGTAGCTACCCTAATACGTTTTTGGATTTAGCAAGGTGTTTAAAACACCTACTATGCTATAATAATTCTCCTGTCTAGACACGTTGAAGCCCTCACTTTCCAGCAAAGAGAATCAAAATAGTAATTTAGTCCATGGCGCCAGTGTTGCCAGGTCCAGTCTGAAAAATCCAGAAGATACATGTCCTAAAAATCAGGAGATTTGAAATAAAATCAGGAGACAAAAATTTATgtcatatagatggtcaagcaaatcttgtcagtaaaaaaaaggcgcgaaattcaaattttctatggaacgatatcccttcgcgcctacatttttcaaatttgccgcctttttctactgacaagatctgcttgaccaagtataaaaataattttcattcaTATATTAAGGCGTGTCCAGACTACTGCAGACAGaggtgatcaaatcgaccgatttgatcagaaatgaaattggtggcaatttccaatttaatcaccaattttagatttattgtGCTATTAGAGTCCCTTAAATTGAATAAATGCCCcaaaacgaaaatactggcgtcacaaattggtattcttgtgtccgcactccattttatcggtaatatcgctCATAATCGGTAATTTCGTTTCGTTCTGAAACAGTGGCAAAGGTTGATGTTACACTTACACACTACCTACGATTGAATTGATGGCCGCCCTATACTGGCTTGAAGAACCCTGGCgtaaaatttatgtaataatattaaatgGTTGTGAACTTCTAAAATCCAGGAGATTTTTCGGAAAAATCAGGAGATCAGGAGATACACTCCGAATTCAGGAGATATCCTGGAAAATCAGGAGATCTGGCAACACTGCATGGCGCTCACGACAATAAAGTGTgatatacggcaaatgatgatgatggaatttccttttgcagagttgctccttttgactcatagattgatttaggaaggggagccaaccggatttttgatgcaaaattttgacttaagggggGGTGCCCTCCGAAATTTGTAAAAAGAATTGTTTGGCTATGTGCGctagtttggtatcattttcgggtaaatcaaggatgctaaattcatttctgatatttaatttatacggtttcatataaataataaaaaaaaagggaaaaaaaaatcaattttttttttcgaataaatgccataatttttcttatttttatatatacacaaaaaataaaaatttcatgaTAAAGCCCTACTATTCCTGGTTATACAAAGTATTCACATGGCATATTTATGTCTAAAAatatacagaaaaaaaaatgaaatgtagaccTACTTTCGACCACCAGCTCACTGAATAGTATACAAAGATATGAGTTACAGCTATGAGAATTACggcgtttgatgatgatgagataccctttagcatagtgagtccttagaaccCTTAGATCATTTTAGGAACGGGAGCCGCCTTGATTTTTGGTGCGGTGTGCTTGAAAAGGGTGGGGatgatttgtcccatacaatcataaatttatgaaagcatctgtttaggtttctgcattaagtttggtgtcattatcgagtaaattaaaagaaaaaaaagagaaaTGGACTAATAGTTacattatttcgtatttaaagattttactgcctaatatatttgtaaatacTCTTTAACATTGCTTATGCTTGGTGCACAACGTAAtccgatttaagggacgtagctATACGgaggaaaataatttaaatattagtcaatatttacattattaatttgtattttgaatatttaattaCCTGAATGATTTCTGTCTTTTGATTTACTCGAAAATGTCATCTTTAAACTTATTGCAGAAACCTAAACAGGTGCTTGCGTAAATTTACgattgtatgggacaaatcaCCCTACCTTTCATCCCGACTGTGGGGATCAAGCATCAAGGTGGATCTCCTTCCTAAAATGATCTAAGggttctaaggactcactatgTATAGTAAAAAGGGATCTCAACATCATAAATTGCTAATCTGTAGCTCAAATCGTTGTATCTTGTTCAATGAGTAGTCGAAAGTAggtctacatttaattttttttggtcacATTAATGTACAATAAATATGCcatatgtatactttttataacgagaAATAATTGggctttttcatgaaatttttattttttgtgtgcatattaaaataagaaaaatatcggcttaaatttggaaaaaaataaaatattatttttttttcattatgtttttcaaattatttatatgaaaccgtataaattaaatatcagaaacgaatttagcatccttgtgttacacgaaaatgataccaaacttgaccacatagcaaaactttattttttacaaatattgGGGGGCACCCCCCAtaaagtcaaaattttgcatcaaaaattcgattggctccccttcataaatcaatctgtgagtcaaaaggagcaactctgcaaaaggaaattccatcatcatcatttgccgtataattaagtgaacGCCAGGGACTAattgtgtcacaagggagcaGAATTACGTATTTACGGCGAGGACGTACAGTGAATCCTGAGCGTAGGGAGGGATTCAAGCTaaggattcaagtgttaacgcccaaggtgaaaataattttgctaccatgcgACACACTGCTTTTCAGATCACCTATGAGGAAATtattgtttcaaaatattatttaagctaaaaaaagtatgcaaaaaaaaatcaaaacagtgtcctagaacagaaaagggCCACTTGCTAGGAGGGATCTCCTAGCaaggaagaaaaagcccttttccgaatatgTGATGTGAAAATTCAATTATAAACCTAAAGCGTCAGACTTTTTTCGGCTGGCAAATTTAGACCTATAGGTGAGGAAGGGTTAATGAATGAGGAGATAGTCACAAAGTAATATATTCCAGGTCTCGTGTTAGACCACGGCGCGCGCCACCCGGACATGCCCAAGCGCGTGGAGAATGCCTACATCCTCACCTGCAACGTGTCGCTGGAGTACGAGAAGACGGAGGTCAACTCCGGCTTCTTCTACAAGTCGGCCGAGGACCGCGAGAAGCTGGTCGCCGCCGAGAGGGACTTCATCGACCAGAGGGTCCAGAAGGTAACATTTATTGTTAAACTATAAATTGTTTGGGCGGCTAGCAGTGGCGAAGTGCTGATGGACCTCGATTGCCACCGAAAAAGACGACAATCTGCCGATGTCCTTTGTCTCTTAATATTAGGCATTTCAGGACACCCTACtctggtaaaaaaaaaaccagagCTATGTGTGTAGTCAAGCTCCTTATCAAATCAGCATTCTAAGAATACCATATTTTGTCTACAGATTATCGCCCTAAAGAAGAAAGTTTGCGACGGCACGGACAAGACGTTCGTCGTCATCAACCAGAAGGGCGTGGACCCGCTGTCGCTCGACGCCTTCGCCAAGGAGGGCATCGTGGCGCTCCGCCGCGCCAAGCGCCGCAACATGGAGCGCCTCGCGCTCGCCTGCGGCGGACAAGCCATGAACTCCGTCGACGACCTGCAGGAGGAACACCTCGGGTACGCCGGACTCGTCTACGAGCATATCCTCGGAGAAAACAAGTTCACTTTCGTCGAGGAGTGCAAGAACCCGCAATCCGTCACTATTCTCATCAAGGGACCGAATAAGCACACGCTGTCTCAAATCAAGGATGCTATCCGCGATGGTCTTCGTGCTATCAACAACACTATTGAAGACAAGGCGGTGATCCCCGGCGCTGCCGCCTTTGAAATTAAAGCTAATGTTGAACTGCAGAAGTTTAAAGACACTGTTAAAGGCAAGGCTCGTCTCGGCATCCAGGCTTACGCGGAGGCCTTACTCATCATTCCCAAAACTCTAGCGATCAACTCTGGATACGACGCGCAAGATACCATCGTGAAACTGCAAGAGGAGTCGCGCTTGAGCCCCGACCCGATTGGCTTAGACCTAAGCACCGGAGAAGCCATCAAGCCTATGGACCTTGGCATTGTGGACAACTACATTGTCAAGAAGCAAATCCTGAACTCCTGCTCCGTGATCGCCAGCAACCTCCTCCTCGTCGACGAGATCATGAGAGCTGGCATGAGCAGCCTCAAGGGATAATCCGCCAATAATTTTTTGAGGTGTAAAAATAATGTCTCAAAATAATGATTTCGCTTTATTGAGAATAATTTTAGTTTGTTCAACAATATTTTGGTTTAAATAACATTGCATTTAATGTTACTACATATATTCTTATACTCTTTCACTTTTGCATAAATGCTGTTCAcaagtattaatattaaattaaatataactaatagtgattttgttttatttttattttcatatatcCTCCGAAAAATATCATATGGTAGCACTACACAAGTACACTGTATTCACATAGTGATAGGAAGATTAGTAGTAGTCATTGTCCATACAGTTAAATGTTTATATTTGTACTTAGATTTAATTTCATCTGGAtacttatacttttttttataggtTGTATGTGGACTATGCCctgattaaatatttaattaaatgctCTTTAATTTATATTAGTATCTGTAGTGAAAATTTAAATAGTCGTAAACTGCACAATACAGTTTGTAGGAATAGTTAACAGTTTGCAGATTTATTCCGAGGTTTGCAGCTAGAATATCCATTAAATAACTTAAGATTATAATTTTAGAGACATCGATTTTCCTTATTTTAGATGTACTATAATTAAAATTCTTATCgctaaaattatatttagaaataaaataac
The window above is part of the Cydia splendana chromosome 19, ilCydSple1.2, whole genome shotgun sequence genome. Proteins encoded here:
- the LOC134800012 gene encoding protein unc-45 homolog B, whose protein sequence is MGVHSEEAETYKNKGNESYKTENYEEAIGYYSKAVDLSEKDSRDHATYLKNRAAAYLKTKEYDKVVKDCDEALRIVPEDPKALFRRAQALESLEKFEEAYRDAKAVFTVEPTNKAIQPVLARLHAIVQERARQAAQTGNKVEQMFKLVFDIAEDKEKREKAMANLVVLAKENSGANIMFNNGVVQKIQQLLKVEKNQDIYTNAIRVISQLCQGNVERTKNIIKIVGIPWILEIIDSNVEERVSAAQYCLQVILNTFTGMDTKKDSKPDTKLCEEYKSEIDTLLSCLTYSITNRVITGEARDAIMELIMRNCHYTAINWAERFVEIKGLERLLEVCSELEEFKYESAMNITNSSRTIAAACLARIYENMYYDQAREKFNSHVDEFVRDKLLAPDLESKVRVTVAITSLLRGPLDVGNYIISKEGIMEMILVMAQTEDPLQQKVSCECLIAAASKKDKARAIIDKGVDILKKLYQSKDDSVRVRALVGLCKIGSFGGDDASIRPFAEGSTKKLAEACRRFLVNPAKDKDMRKWAAEGLSYLTLDADVKEKLVEDKPALQSLIELAKTGDQSCLYGVVTTLVNLCNAYDKQEVLPEMLELAKFAKHHVPEQHELDDQDFVNKRLTILAKAGVTSGLVALAKTESHNSRELISRVFNAICNLQELRGIVVQQGGAKVLIPMALEGTDKGKKQASQALARIGITINPEVAFPGQRNLEVIRPLVALLHPDCSALENFEALMALCNLAGMNETTRNRILKEGGLAKIEHYLYEDHAMLIRAATQCICNLLQSEDVLKSYEGNNDKTKYLYILCQEEDQDTVMAAAGALCILTSVSKVCCRKLLDVGPWLDTLKCLLANPIPEIQYRGTYIVLNIINGDRDIAARIFETEVMEILMALTKIENPEQTRIKEYAQKCLDAAEKLGVIRKPDENFGKQPPVEEIDEEEPEDEQKN
- the LOC134800013 gene encoding T-complex protein 1 subunit zeta; translated protein: MAAISLLNPKAEFARAAQALAVNISAAKGIQDVMKTNLGPKGTMKMLVSGAGDIKITKDGNVLLHEMQIQHPTASLIARASTAQDDATGDGTTSTVLLIGELLKQADIYISEGLHPRILTEGFDVARNKALEILETMKVPIEIKRENLLDVVRTSLKTKVHASLAEVLTDACVDAVLAIRTPGKPVDLHMVELMEMQHKTATETTLVRGLVLDHGARHPDMPKRVENAYILTCNVSLEYEKTEVNSGFFYKSAEDREKLVAAERDFIDQRVQKIIALKKKVCDGTDKTFVVINQKGVDPLSLDAFAKEGIVALRRAKRRNMERLALACGGQAMNSVDDLQEEHLGYAGLVYEHILGENKFTFVEECKNPQSVTILIKGPNKHTLSQIKDAIRDGLRAINNTIEDKAVIPGAAAFEIKANVELQKFKDTVKGKARLGIQAYAEALLIIPKTLAINSGYDAQDTIVKLQEESRLSPDPIGLDLSTGEAIKPMDLGIVDNYIVKKQILNSCSVIASNLLLVDEIMRAGMSSLKG